A genomic region of Zea mays cultivar B73 chromosome 6, Zm-B73-REFERENCE-NAM-5.0, whole genome shotgun sequence contains the following coding sequences:
- the LOC103631028 gene encoding protein translation factor SUI1 homolog: MSDLDIQIPTAFDPFAEANARDSGAAAGSKDYVHVRIQQRNGRKSLTTVQGLKKEFSYSKILKDLKKEFCCNGTVVQDPELGQCYFYERMH, translated from the exons GTCTGATCTCGACATTCAGATCCCAACTGCCTTCG ATCCCTTCGCTGAGGCCAATGCTAGGGACTCTGGTGCGGCAGCAGGGTCAAAGGACTACGTTCACGTGCGCATCCAGCAGCGTAATGGTCGCAAGAGCCTGACTACCGTCCAGGGATTGAAGAAGGAGTTCAGCTACAGCAAGATCCTCAAAGATCTCAAGAAAGAGTTCTGCTGCAATGGTACAGTGGTCCAGGACCCAGAACTTGGACAATGTTACTTTTATGAAAGAATGCACTGA